One window of Perca fluviatilis chromosome 12, GENO_Pfluv_1.0, whole genome shotgun sequence genomic DNA carries:
- the nme9 gene encoding thioredoxin domain-containing protein 6 isoform X2: MAGKKKEASLQASVTNQEQWEEMLATKGLTVVDVYQQWCGPCRAVVSLLRKIKNELGDDLLHFATAEADNIDALEKYRGKCEPTFLFYGGGELVAVLRGANAPLLQRMIVEELAKEKSVLEQGGERKAVKDDGLVDGEKKDEEETPQQSENEESIIVPASKSYTVAIIKPDAVAHGKANEIIMKIQDAGFEILAHEERTLTEVEARDFYQHKAEEACFEDLVQFMSSGPSHVLVISQVEGSANIVPAWREFIGPADIEEARRNKPESLRAQYGTQTLFNAVHGSENSDQASRELAFFFPNFRTDSVTEQDGEEAHVERTLALIRPDVARENREEILAQIHKSGFIVALQREVMLTEEQVRQFYFQHVEEDYFPALLRSMTSGPVLALALARMGAVHHWKNIIGPSDVNKAREESPECLRAQFAVENEPINQLHGSESHEEAEREINFFFPKQQTLAVIKPDAMEEHREKILDEIRDSGFSVTQLKETVLSREMAEEFYKEHREKTFFNQLVEFMCRGPCMMLVLTKENAVEEWRATMGPADPDQAKATSPNSLRARFASDILHNSVHGSSSEQHAEEKIRFIFGDICSEAELTGDGETDTTILAKEQDYPADENTGMARSLTDELSDDHDEGDSHNLNPCSPQTEGSDNPDHSN, encoded by the exons ATGGCAGGCAAGAAGAAAGAAGCGAGTCTGCAG gCTTCTGTCACAAACCAAGAGCAGTGGGAGGAGATGCTTGCAACCAAAGGTTTAACAG ttGTAGATGTGTACCAGCAGTGGTGTGGTCCCTGTCGAGCTGTGGTTAGCCTCCTACGGAAAATAAAGAACGAACTGGGTGATGACCTATTACATTTTGCCACA gCCGAGGCAGACAACATTGATGCTTTGGAGAAGTATCGAGGGAAATGTGAGCCCACCTTCCTCTTCTAtggg GGTGGGGAGCTCGTGGCTGTGCTGCGAGGGGCCAACGCTCCTCTCCTTCAGAGGATGATTGTGGAGGAACTGGCCAAGGAGAAGTCGGTCCTGGAGCAAGGTGGTGAACGCAAAGCG GTTAAAGATGATGGTCTGGTGGATGGTGAGAAGAAAGACGAGGAGGAGACGCCACAGCAGTCAGAAAATGAAGAAAGCATAATTG TTCCTGCCAGTAAATCCTACACAGTTGCCATCATCAAACCAGATGCTGTTGCTCACGGCAAGGCAAATGAGATCATTATGAAG ATTCAAGACGCTGGGTTTGAGATCCTGGCCCACGAGGAACGCACGCTGACTGAGGTTGAGGCTCGGGATTTTTACCAGCACAAAGCAGAAGAG GCTTGCTTTGAGGACTTGGTGCAGTTTATGTCCAGTGGTCCATCCCATGTTCTGGTAATCTCTCAGGTTGAGGGCTCAGCTAACATAGTGCCAGCATGGCGTGAGTTCATTGGCCCAGCAGACATAGAGGAAGCCAGGAGAAATAAACCAGAAAG CTTGCGGGCACAATACGGCACACAGACACTGTTCAACGCAGTGCACGGTAGTGAGAACAGCGACCAGGCCAGCAGGGAGCTCGCCTTCTTCTTCCCCAACTTTAGGACAGACTCAGTAACAGAGCAGGATGGGGAGGAAGCGCATGTGGAGAGGACACTGGCTCTTATCCGGCCTGACGTTGCCAGAGAAAACAGAG AGGAGATCTTGGCTCAAATCCACAAGTCAGGCTTCATCGTGGCTCTCCAAAGAGAAGTGATGTTGACAGAGGAGCAGGTCAGACAGTTTTACTTCCAACATGTTGAGGAGGACTACTTCCCTGCATTGCTCCGAAGCATGACCAG TGGGCCAGTGCTAGCTTTGGCTCTGGCCAGAATGGGGGCTGTCCATCATTGGAAGAACATCATTGGTCCGTCTGATGTTAATAAAGCCAGAGAGGAGAGTCCTGAATG TCTAAGGGCCCAGTTTGCTGTGGAGAACGAGCCTATCAACCAACTGCATGGCAGTGAAAGCCATGAAGAGGCAGAGCGAGAGATCAACTTCTTCTTCCCTAAACAGCAAACACTGGCAGTGATCAAACCTGATGCCATGGAGGAACACAGAG AGAAGATTTTGGATGAGATCAGAGACAGCGGTTTCTCTGTAACGCAGCTGAAGGAGACGGTGCTGTCGAGGGAGATGGCTGAGGAGTTTTACAAAGAGCACAGAGAGAAGACTTTCTTCAACCAACTGGTGGAATTCATGTGTCG GGGGCCATGTATGATGCTCGTCCTGACCAAGGAAAATGCAGTGGAGGAGTGGAGGGCCACTATGGGCCCCGCAGACCCTGACCAAGCTAAGGCGACATCCCCAAACTCTCTGAGGGCCCGCTTTGCCTCCGACATCCTCCACAACTCAGTCCACGGCTCCTCCAGTGAGCAGCATGCAGAGGAGAAGATCCGTTTTATCTTCGGTGACATCTGCTCAGAGGCAGAGCTCACCGGTGATGGAGAGACTGACACAACCATTTTAG CAAAAGAGCAAGACTATCCTGCAgatgaaaacacaggaatggCAAGATCTTTAACTGATGAACTGTCCGATGACCATGATGAAG GTGACTCACATAATTTGAATCCTTGCAGCCCACAGACAGAAGGAAGTGACAATCCAGACCACTCAAATTGA
- the nme9 gene encoding thioredoxin domain-containing protein 6 isoform X1 — protein sequence MAGKKKEASLQASVTNQEQWEEMLATKGLTVVDVYQQWCGPCRAVVSLLRKIKNELGDDLLHFATAEADNIDALEKYRGKCEPTFLFYGVYVLNEQGGELVAVLRGANAPLLQRMIVEELAKEKSVLEQGGERKAVKDDGLVDGEKKDEEETPQQSENEESIIVPASKSYTVAIIKPDAVAHGKANEIIMKIQDAGFEILAHEERTLTEVEARDFYQHKAEEACFEDLVQFMSSGPSHVLVISQVEGSANIVPAWREFIGPADIEEARRNKPESLRAQYGTQTLFNAVHGSENSDQASRELAFFFPNFRTDSVTEQDGEEAHVERTLALIRPDVARENREEILAQIHKSGFIVALQREVMLTEEQVRQFYFQHVEEDYFPALLRSMTSGPVLALALARMGAVHHWKNIIGPSDVNKAREESPECLRAQFAVENEPINQLHGSESHEEAEREINFFFPKQQTLAVIKPDAMEEHREKILDEIRDSGFSVTQLKETVLSREMAEEFYKEHREKTFFNQLVEFMCRGPCMMLVLTKENAVEEWRATMGPADPDQAKATSPNSLRARFASDILHNSVHGSSSEQHAEEKIRFIFGDICSEAELTGDGETDTTILAKEQDYPADENTGMARSLTDELSDDHDEGDSHNLNPCSPQTEGSDNPDHSN from the exons ATGGCAGGCAAGAAGAAAGAAGCGAGTCTGCAG gCTTCTGTCACAAACCAAGAGCAGTGGGAGGAGATGCTTGCAACCAAAGGTTTAACAG ttGTAGATGTGTACCAGCAGTGGTGTGGTCCCTGTCGAGCTGTGGTTAGCCTCCTACGGAAAATAAAGAACGAACTGGGTGATGACCTATTACATTTTGCCACA gCCGAGGCAGACAACATTGATGCTTTGGAGAAGTATCGAGGGAAATGTGAGCCCACCTTCCTCTTCTAtggg gtctatgtGTTGAATGAACAGGGTGGGGAGCTCGTGGCTGTGCTGCGAGGGGCCAACGCTCCTCTCCTTCAGAGGATGATTGTGGAGGAACTGGCCAAGGAGAAGTCGGTCCTGGAGCAAGGTGGTGAACGCAAAGCG GTTAAAGATGATGGTCTGGTGGATGGTGAGAAGAAAGACGAGGAGGAGACGCCACAGCAGTCAGAAAATGAAGAAAGCATAATTG TTCCTGCCAGTAAATCCTACACAGTTGCCATCATCAAACCAGATGCTGTTGCTCACGGCAAGGCAAATGAGATCATTATGAAG ATTCAAGACGCTGGGTTTGAGATCCTGGCCCACGAGGAACGCACGCTGACTGAGGTTGAGGCTCGGGATTTTTACCAGCACAAAGCAGAAGAG GCTTGCTTTGAGGACTTGGTGCAGTTTATGTCCAGTGGTCCATCCCATGTTCTGGTAATCTCTCAGGTTGAGGGCTCAGCTAACATAGTGCCAGCATGGCGTGAGTTCATTGGCCCAGCAGACATAGAGGAAGCCAGGAGAAATAAACCAGAAAG CTTGCGGGCACAATACGGCACACAGACACTGTTCAACGCAGTGCACGGTAGTGAGAACAGCGACCAGGCCAGCAGGGAGCTCGCCTTCTTCTTCCCCAACTTTAGGACAGACTCAGTAACAGAGCAGGATGGGGAGGAAGCGCATGTGGAGAGGACACTGGCTCTTATCCGGCCTGACGTTGCCAGAGAAAACAGAG AGGAGATCTTGGCTCAAATCCACAAGTCAGGCTTCATCGTGGCTCTCCAAAGAGAAGTGATGTTGACAGAGGAGCAGGTCAGACAGTTTTACTTCCAACATGTTGAGGAGGACTACTTCCCTGCATTGCTCCGAAGCATGACCAG TGGGCCAGTGCTAGCTTTGGCTCTGGCCAGAATGGGGGCTGTCCATCATTGGAAGAACATCATTGGTCCGTCTGATGTTAATAAAGCCAGAGAGGAGAGTCCTGAATG TCTAAGGGCCCAGTTTGCTGTGGAGAACGAGCCTATCAACCAACTGCATGGCAGTGAAAGCCATGAAGAGGCAGAGCGAGAGATCAACTTCTTCTTCCCTAAACAGCAAACACTGGCAGTGATCAAACCTGATGCCATGGAGGAACACAGAG AGAAGATTTTGGATGAGATCAGAGACAGCGGTTTCTCTGTAACGCAGCTGAAGGAGACGGTGCTGTCGAGGGAGATGGCTGAGGAGTTTTACAAAGAGCACAGAGAGAAGACTTTCTTCAACCAACTGGTGGAATTCATGTGTCG GGGGCCATGTATGATGCTCGTCCTGACCAAGGAAAATGCAGTGGAGGAGTGGAGGGCCACTATGGGCCCCGCAGACCCTGACCAAGCTAAGGCGACATCCCCAAACTCTCTGAGGGCCCGCTTTGCCTCCGACATCCTCCACAACTCAGTCCACGGCTCCTCCAGTGAGCAGCATGCAGAGGAGAAGATCCGTTTTATCTTCGGTGACATCTGCTCAGAGGCAGAGCTCACCGGTGATGGAGAGACTGACACAACCATTTTAG CAAAAGAGCAAGACTATCCTGCAgatgaaaacacaggaatggCAAGATCTTTAACTGATGAACTGTCCGATGACCATGATGAAG GTGACTCACATAATTTGAATCCTTGCAGCCCACAGACAGAAGGAAGTGACAATCCAGACCACTCAAATTGA
- the nme9 gene encoding thioredoxin domain-containing protein 6 isoform X3: protein MAGKKKEASLQASVTNQEQWEEMLATKGLTVVDVYQQWCGPCRAVVSLLRKIKNELGDDLLHFATAEADNIDALEKYRGKCEPTFLFYGVYVLNEQGGELVAVLRGANAPLLQRMIVEELAKEKSVLEQGGERKAVKDDGLVDGEKKDEEETPQQSENEESIIVPASKSYTVAIIKPDAVAHGKANEIIMKIQDAGFEILAHEERTLTEVEARDFYQHKAEEACFEDLVQFMSSGPSHVLVISQVEGSANIVPAWREFIGPADIEEARRNKPESLRAQYGTQTLFNAVHGSENSDQASRELAFFFPNFRTDSVTEQDGEEAHVERTLALIRPDVARENREEILAQIHKSGFIVALQREVMLTEEQVRQFYFQHVEEDYFPALLRSMTSGPVLALALARMGAVHHWKNIIGPSDVNKAREESPECLRAQFAVENEPINQLHGSESHEEAEREINFFFPKQQTLAVIKPDAMEEHREKILDEIRDSGFSVTQLKETVLSREMAEEFYKEHREKTFFNQLVEFMCRGPCMMLVLTKENAVEEWRATMGPADPDQAKATSPNSLRARFASDILHNSVHGSSSEQHAEEKIRFIFGDICSEAELTGDGETDTTILAKEQDYPADENTGMARSLTDELSDDHDEGMSK from the exons ATGGCAGGCAAGAAGAAAGAAGCGAGTCTGCAG gCTTCTGTCACAAACCAAGAGCAGTGGGAGGAGATGCTTGCAACCAAAGGTTTAACAG ttGTAGATGTGTACCAGCAGTGGTGTGGTCCCTGTCGAGCTGTGGTTAGCCTCCTACGGAAAATAAAGAACGAACTGGGTGATGACCTATTACATTTTGCCACA gCCGAGGCAGACAACATTGATGCTTTGGAGAAGTATCGAGGGAAATGTGAGCCCACCTTCCTCTTCTAtggg gtctatgtGTTGAATGAACAGGGTGGGGAGCTCGTGGCTGTGCTGCGAGGGGCCAACGCTCCTCTCCTTCAGAGGATGATTGTGGAGGAACTGGCCAAGGAGAAGTCGGTCCTGGAGCAAGGTGGTGAACGCAAAGCG GTTAAAGATGATGGTCTGGTGGATGGTGAGAAGAAAGACGAGGAGGAGACGCCACAGCAGTCAGAAAATGAAGAAAGCATAATTG TTCCTGCCAGTAAATCCTACACAGTTGCCATCATCAAACCAGATGCTGTTGCTCACGGCAAGGCAAATGAGATCATTATGAAG ATTCAAGACGCTGGGTTTGAGATCCTGGCCCACGAGGAACGCACGCTGACTGAGGTTGAGGCTCGGGATTTTTACCAGCACAAAGCAGAAGAG GCTTGCTTTGAGGACTTGGTGCAGTTTATGTCCAGTGGTCCATCCCATGTTCTGGTAATCTCTCAGGTTGAGGGCTCAGCTAACATAGTGCCAGCATGGCGTGAGTTCATTGGCCCAGCAGACATAGAGGAAGCCAGGAGAAATAAACCAGAAAG CTTGCGGGCACAATACGGCACACAGACACTGTTCAACGCAGTGCACGGTAGTGAGAACAGCGACCAGGCCAGCAGGGAGCTCGCCTTCTTCTTCCCCAACTTTAGGACAGACTCAGTAACAGAGCAGGATGGGGAGGAAGCGCATGTGGAGAGGACACTGGCTCTTATCCGGCCTGACGTTGCCAGAGAAAACAGAG AGGAGATCTTGGCTCAAATCCACAAGTCAGGCTTCATCGTGGCTCTCCAAAGAGAAGTGATGTTGACAGAGGAGCAGGTCAGACAGTTTTACTTCCAACATGTTGAGGAGGACTACTTCCCTGCATTGCTCCGAAGCATGACCAG TGGGCCAGTGCTAGCTTTGGCTCTGGCCAGAATGGGGGCTGTCCATCATTGGAAGAACATCATTGGTCCGTCTGATGTTAATAAAGCCAGAGAGGAGAGTCCTGAATG TCTAAGGGCCCAGTTTGCTGTGGAGAACGAGCCTATCAACCAACTGCATGGCAGTGAAAGCCATGAAGAGGCAGAGCGAGAGATCAACTTCTTCTTCCCTAAACAGCAAACACTGGCAGTGATCAAACCTGATGCCATGGAGGAACACAGAG AGAAGATTTTGGATGAGATCAGAGACAGCGGTTTCTCTGTAACGCAGCTGAAGGAGACGGTGCTGTCGAGGGAGATGGCTGAGGAGTTTTACAAAGAGCACAGAGAGAAGACTTTCTTCAACCAACTGGTGGAATTCATGTGTCG GGGGCCATGTATGATGCTCGTCCTGACCAAGGAAAATGCAGTGGAGGAGTGGAGGGCCACTATGGGCCCCGCAGACCCTGACCAAGCTAAGGCGACATCCCCAAACTCTCTGAGGGCCCGCTTTGCCTCCGACATCCTCCACAACTCAGTCCACGGCTCCTCCAGTGAGCAGCATGCAGAGGAGAAGATCCGTTTTATCTTCGGTGACATCTGCTCAGAGGCAGAGCTCACCGGTGATGGAGAGACTGACACAACCATTTTAG CAAAAGAGCAAGACTATCCTGCAgatgaaaacacaggaatggCAAGATCTTTAACTGATGAACTGTCCGATGACCATGATGAAGGTATGAGTAA GTGA